The Polyangium aurulentum genomic interval CCGCGCCGCGCGACGCGAACATCTCCTCGAGCGCGCCGATGTCGTTGAAGGGCAGCGTGAGCGTCGTGCGCGCCGTGCCCTCGGGGACGCCGGCCGAGTCGGGCACGCCGAAGGTCGCGAGCCCGCTGCCCGCTTTGACGAGCAGGTGATCGGCGTGTCCGTGGTAGCAGCCCTCGAACTTCACGATGACGTCGCGGCGCGTGAAGCCGCGCGCGACGCGGATCGCGCTCATCGTCGCCTCGGTGCCGCTCGAGGTGCAGCGCAGCTTGTCGATGTGCGGATAGAACGAGCGCACGAGCTCGGCGAAGCGAACCTCGCGCGCGGTCGGCGCGCCGAAGGACAGGCCCCCCTCGGCGGCCTCTTGCACGGCGCGCACGACGTCGGGGTGCGCGTGGCCGAGCAGCGCCGGGCCCCACGAGCCGATGAAGTCGACGTACTCGGCGCCGTCTTCGCCATACACGCGCGCGCCCTTGGCGCGGGCGATGAACACGGGGTTGCCGCCCACGGCGCGGAATGCGCGCACCGGGCTGTTGACGCCGCCGGGGATCACGGCGCGCGCACGCTCGAAGAGGGCCTGAGAAATCGCGTCGGACATGAGGGTCACTAGCTTTCGCGCGGCTCGGGCCGAGGAGCAAGGCCCGAGGGCAGCGGCGAGCACGGAAGCTCCGGAAATGACTGTCTTCATCTGGCGCCACCCGGCGTATCCTCCGGGCCGGTTGTCGCGCCCCGCAGCGCCGGGGCCTTTCTTGGAGGCTTTCCATGGCCAGGACTCCTTTTTTCCGCACCCTCACCCGGATTCTGCGCGCGGGGCGCGCCGCCGAGCGCACGGGGATGTCGCTCGACCAGATTGCCGAGATCGAGCGCGAGCGCCGCGCCGTGAGCCGCCGCCGCTTCCTCGAGATGTCGGCGGCCGCCGCGACGCTGCCGCTCGTAGCCTCCGCGTGCGGCGACGAGGTGCCGCCCGTCGATCCCGAGCCCAAGGTCGTCATCGTGGGCGCGGGCATCGCGGGCCTGCACTGCGCCTACCGACTTCGCAAGCTCGGCGTCTCGGCCAAGATCTACGAGGGGGCGAACCGCATTGGCGGCCGCATGTTCTCCGACCGCATGACCTTCCCCGATGGCCAGCACTGCGAGCTCGGCGGGGAGCTCATCGACACCGGCCACGCAACGATGCGCGATCTCGCCACCGAGCTCGGGATCGATCTGCTCGACTTCAAGGACGACGATCCGATGCTCACCACCTTGGTCGCGCACATCGACGGCAAGCAGCTCACGGCGCAGGAGATCCTCACCGGGTATGCGCCCATTGCGGCGAAGATCGACGAGGCGCTCGCGACGCTCACCGATCAGGACGATCTCTTCGTCTATTACAACAAGCCGAACGGCGGCGAGGCGCTCGACGCGATGTCGCTGAAGGCCTGGCTCGACAGCATCAACGCGATGGGGCCGGTTCGCGAGCTGCTCGAGGTCGCGTACAACATCGAATACGGGCTCGAGACGGACGTCACGAACTGCCTCAACATGCTGTTCCTGATCTCGACCGACACGATGACGTTCGCGCCATTCGGCGAGAGCGACGAGCTTTATCACACGAAAACCGGCAACAGCACGTACATCGAGCGGCTCGCCGAGGAGCTGGACCCGGAGCAGATCGAGCTCGAGTCGGTCCTCACGGCCATGCGCGAGGATTCGGACGGCACCTACACGCTCACGTTCACGCGCGGCGGCTCGACGTTCGACGTGAAGGCCGATCACGTGGTGCTCACGCTGCCTTTCACCAAGCTGCGCGAGGTGCAGCTC includes:
- a CDS encoding flavin monoamine oxidase family protein, producing the protein MARTPFFRTLTRILRAGRAAERTGMSLDQIAEIERERRAVSRRRFLEMSAAAATLPLVASACGDEVPPVDPEPKVVIVGAGIAGLHCAYRLRKLGVSAKIYEGANRIGGRMFSDRMTFPDGQHCELGGELIDTGHATMRDLATELGIDLLDFKDDDPMLTTLVAHIDGKQLTAQEILTGYAPIAAKIDEALATLTDQDDLFVYYNKPNGGEALDAMSLKAWLDSINAMGPVRELLEVAYNIEYGLETDVTNCLNMLFLISTDTMTFAPFGESDELYHTKTGNSTYIERLAEELDPEQIELESVLTAMREDSDGTYTLTFTRGGSTFDVKADHVVLTLPFTKLREVQLDVDFPAVKKTAINELGYGTNAKLMVGFSSRPWREQGSNGETFTDMSYQASWETSRLQPGASGIITNFTGGNHGVAVGEGTPEQHASDFLSEFDTVFPGVQAAHNGKVARFHWPTYPFTKGSYSAYKVGQYTKITGSEIERYKNVHFAGEHTSLDAQGYMEGGALTGAMAADEVAADLGIATQKLVAGERRPSNLWMPQDRILARARAARSQRRWKKALRNVAPVKG